In Haliaeetus albicilla unplaced genomic scaffold, bHalAlb1.1 scaffold_76, whole genome shotgun sequence, the DNA window tggaagacctgccagctgctgctgattcagccctgttccggggaccaccccagcagagaggagctggtttgcatgccacggtcctcactgcctgttcccagggacaggccgtttgctcagccttgccggccaaagcgtgggaaaagcgtaggcgtgcgccgtcgcttgcagaggagcacggtcacgttcacgtgcaatcctttacctttttcctccctggattcaaagggtttctgtcttcaaagtgagagccttccatacggtcgtttgtgacatttcatccagggtaataatctcagaaagatcagtcctgcaataaatattttaaatagcaatccgtgattatgggaactgatgccaccaagggcattagcatcagcaagaggaacagcggagccccgagaatcaaagctccgcataagcgtgggaggttttactggatgaggagttttgggaggcaagccggggagccgcagagcaacagctctgtgcaaaggctcttgctggggtttagccccggtccgggttcctaagccactgctggtacagatcacgcctgcagctccgcatgtgtaagtatgaggatctccagctaccgtaaaggcactgatgatgcaagctttgggggtcaaacgcgagtgctgcagccactctgcttggggtcagagccctgcgatcacctcctgcagccctgcccccgaatttgattttcccaccaagctgcctgctggtttctgtgggatgccccacaaagaggcaagtggagaaaactctgccaaacaccttcaagctaatcttgccgggggtcctggcgcttggtggggctttacctgtcactgccttgctttgggatatccacgtcactggtcttccccacgttcagctgaactgaacttgcagcagcagcagcttccatcgccctcctggactcctgatgttaaaaagggacaaatcacgttctctgtctttggtcaaagtggagataagctgaatgcccagcacaaacttagcagtctgccctccccttctgccccttggcagctataggtattagtgcagcaggggagaaaccgttcactccaaagatttcagggcagggggattgtgtgttcaaaacacgattatgagcaaatcttgccagcagcagcagcagcagcatcaccatctaataataatcatcataatgataatgacctttgtgaaaaacaactcgttttaaaaattacacctgtattcaactgttcagctcactgctacttgaggaaacaaaggttacaacgtgggatccaggctattgggatctatttcgactgagtgctgatcttcccccaacgtttccagacaagctgtaagagaaacaggcaatctcacagcccgacggagatgtccagccccgaggacccagcaagccttacctcttcttcttcttctccggcttcatttctggcatcgtccaacttcttcttcctttctggcataaggtcatccagaaagccgagctctcgctttgagaagcagaaatccatcgctttccggacaaagacgagagccaaaaccttcacgaataagagggaagatgcggtgagctcagagacgatgccacctctcgctccaacgctgcaaacaccccgctgctgagcggcggcagctcttaccatcatgggaaagatgatggcggcacgggacaccttgatggtccagagcaggacgaggcaggtcagctggatcaccgtgaacaaatgcacctttcgcaagggcacgtgccgcaggtagatgaaatccggctggtgtttcgccggcatccaaaacagcttcaagcgatcaaagaactgcaaaataaaagggaaaggttgccaccttgggactgcggcaagtttctggccctctcgagacgtggaggcagtttgcagcatctcgcttgccgacagaaatcctggatcccaccgcgttcctcctgggagcagcacccgttttcccttcgctccatctatcaaccggcttgcccctgagagatgcccaccaaacggcaactattccatgccattccattattagcatttcttggcccactgaatcccccagcgaggatttccaccagtggtagaaactgccttccctttgcactgaattcccccgctttcacgtaaccaaacactgaccggccctaaaccctgaaacagagagcgctgaacttgcctggtcctcccagccctatatacctcctgtgcctccaccaatctttttcttacacaagagagtttcattgcttgctctgcgagaagttcttcccatgccactgcttttttccctgctgctacggagacaaaataccagggagccgacatgctgcacgctgtaaaagagtccgtacctgaattcctctgagcgacgacacacccatgtagagaaagacaccataaagcacaggcattggtataaactgggggggaaaagaaaaaaaaagaaaagaatgcaatcgtttctttttctatattgcattttcagtattaccaccctcttccacaggcactgcctaaaattgcttgaagctttccagcttccgttcaggcttagagatgggtcagattttaaccattaaagattttgtgcgcacgagtgagctaaggctctgctttaggctgaacttgggagttacctctcctcagaataatcctattttccagaaaggttggaggaaaataggcgatttcacccgtgctaccctatgccgcattctgtggcggtagaaaaacacttctgcctattcttggggcaacaggcaaaggccacaggcctccttttagcctagagacgagattactttgtgggaggaacgtgcaaggaagcccacggggatgacctcagtctgtttagctcctgggaacggctgctccggggcgtttggggagcaaattgcagccagtaaagggctgcctgtttgaaagagagcagacgtgctggtctgaatatgctcaactgtaacccataaacatgggcgggcctgaaaggcacccgaaaattcaagcagttgcgttgctcgctcgcctcgagcacaccaaacgggggcctgaagggctgcaaagcctaacggaggctggttcccaccgtgggtcaagccccaagggttgggatcacctcctcctcctccgctccacaactaactactcaggcctgcagagaggggactgtttttcggtaacctccaacaagctcgcggttgttgggtggtttgcattttcctctcacctttaacacggaagtgaagaagacggagcagcccatgagcacaaagatcagcaagccagtgactctctgctctcgtatccccagaaacttgggttgttctcctggagctgagcagtcagactctactttgaggctattcacgtgggtgatggacaggacggtcgcagccacaaaccagggcagccccatcacagagcacaccccgagcatcacggccaccacaaaaaggtccaggtggtacccgcatcctttctgcaggcaggaaaacaagaaacagagcatcccatagcacaagagcaaggagaacgttgcaagtcagactcaaaccctgctcgagcacaagtcaacttcttcagaatttaaaacaagaaatggaaacgagtaagggtgtatgcaggctttgcacaagcacctggcgtgaaaatctggcaggagttcagacacaagggatatggggagcttgtgcgatacatacttctccaaaaaaagaaccccacaacccaaaaccacccaaccatttttttcactcacaaagaaaattctaccacttgcaaggaaggtgtgactctgagttatccctggcagcgcatcaaaacaattcattccccgcacctgctgctgctgccattttaaaacaaaaacgcgcttctgtattgctccaagattaatttgctcctccaaaaggttgctcatctgaactgccctgtcacttgctccctgcatcatcgttaatccaggagagcaccctgccacgcagcctgaccttgtcccaaaccaatgccttcagaaagcatcgggaataagagcttctccccagacctgcagcccagaaggggctggggctggcgtcatctctcacaggcccttaccttcagcttgtgctccttcctgttcacaataacggcactgatctgctggtccatgaatatcaagatggtgcagagcagagctgggacgagcgcagccaacaccgtccaccaagggttgggtcctatggggttgatgaaccacccgcggtcgtctctggtaggctgcaacaaagcccacacatcagcatcgtctcccagcccaggcactccactggctttcattttcccctccctccctgtgtcagagcacctcccagccctggcttcatgtccccctctcccgtgggcttcagcagtgccagtctcctctttgcaagcacctctagatacttctcctgtaggcatctagttttggggccatcttctcctttccaggaggaagcaaggcacttggaggtggaagaggagatggtcacaccaccagcatctcctccagactcagccctgccctgccccggcatcaccttgtggcacccccacctgccaaaacaccccattaccttgaacgcatgggggacctggagcttcggcgatgggatcccaaccacaaagtcaaggagcaccatgatgacgatggtgaggaaaacagcaaagtcgctcactgtggaccgtacctggggcaaggaaccagaggtcaaaggggcatggcaaacagggccgtaacgtgagatgcaagagttgcagacatccacaacattaaggctggttaaccaaatcccaccacccctctgagcacgtgcagcctgatcccttgcttagatactgttgctgtgtttgtccctgtgagatctggtgtcagacaataaaaaaagcttaattaggcggacaagggttggtttaagtcaaaacctaaaaataataataataatattaaaaataagaaaacagatgcctgccactacagctacactcacagctacaatggcaacaaggcactgaggcatcctttagtcctcaaaaggaagctcctcatttgactctactttccgctcgagcacataatgcacagaaggtaaggaaaaaaaaacccaaaactttgggaaacctgacttcctactacctgaggaggaaaaaaaaaaaatttaaaaaatcaaaccccaaaaatgttcagtctggggcaggtcatgaggcaggtgggaaatgctacgatgattttgcactcatggaaatgagtgcgggacatccaagctcttggagagcttggcctgcaaaggccaacgtttcccagcttgaccaaggcggggcaaatactgcttagtgctccgggaaagccattttgggaaacgagtgtggagatggacgctggccaccatcttctgcttactctggttggaaagtagtggctggttttaaacttcttcaagaagcttgacagggcaaaggtggcgaagaagaggatgcagcaccagaggaacacgtcaggcgtgtaggggccgtcgcgtccacaggcaggtccttgaaactccccacgcaaataccgacattcctggagaaacagagcgtcaggacacaaaggcagtgcacgtgcggcagggaaacctcgcatagctagggggttttgaggatcttggtccaagatccacgaccctgtaactgctcctgccaattatatttaatttattatatgagctcctgctcattatatttaatgagcagcagcagcagctgaacaagtgacacatcgaactacagagcggagaaatgagatgtgaggggacaccataccacacaccctcggcacgtcctctgcctgccatttgagcaatcgtggctagagaagacaccagagggaagaggaaacactggaaactcttggggatagagagagagggaagagggaaggagggctaaagacaaccatggtaggaaaggaggagaagagacaaatcgtcccgtcccaggggagggctcgcagaacctggccaagagggcctgaaggccaccataagagcctgccgccctaggcccgggctctgcttccagcaacaacagcctgagaggctgctcagacatgcaaatttatgcatgtacctacagacagcactgaacgagaaagcaaggcctggagttactaggaacccattaaggagaccaattactatctttcaagcatgaacttaagtcctacaacttctacaataatcaaaccacccgctacttaaccttcctcccagtcagaaatactgtcctgcaacaggccTGAGGGGGACGCTTGCTACCCACAACGTTGGggaccaggtagactgggacaaggtggactctcctccccaggaccaagcgGGTTAAAACCACACGCTAGAtttaagcaaggacttttccgagcagcactagcacagtttgaagcccatcattccctgaagggctctgacttctgcaccatgcaaatgcccctggaccccatggccgcggcacgaggaagcagtggctcggggcacttacggtcaccgtgaggttttcccaggcgatgccagacacgttgatcttgttgctcgcccagaaacgcagcgtttcgttgctgggatgggtcggtgcctcacacttacagctggcaggagagaagccaagacaggggtaagggaaaggcgatggaggtgcagcccggagctcctgccaaggggcagcagctttctcagggggaaagaaacccactagtagctggtgaggaagtccagcttgctgtgcatgtgcacagggtaggtgtctcgcaggtgactcagcttctccagagcctcgtagatgaagatgatgcagatgagggaggcaaaggcttcttccgtgaagcgggtgacgtagcacaccaaacagctggcgtcggtggccaccagcactatgcacaagaaggcggtccacagcccaatgcacgcccgcagagacagataggagagcgtgtactccctgggaaagcaaaatgaaacaaaggctggaaaggccagcaagaggccctgagccatgcctgccttcgggggaagcggggagcaattttggagcgtgtcaaggctgcggatgggaaatgcagtttccacGTACTACTAcagagagcctcggggctgtggtgcagggggtagacccacaggaggagaggccaattatttagttaccactgtttaacaaggatcttgtgttaacaccttggaggctgcttgaggtcaggtccctcttgggccaggtggtgttctcccacatcaccctgacgccctaacactgaaaccagctgggtttgcacccagtcacctgctgccagcaacctggggcttaataataaaccttatggcaacaagggtggtttatctcccaccaaagccatcgcaacaaaaggactgtcactaaaatctagcaactacccctaagaaaaagaaaacaaaagcatcttttctccatcactgcccccttctgaaggctctcacagcacccagctgcggcagccagccttacttgcagaacTTGTAGAGGATCTTCTCAAACACGAGGACGGGTCCGGtgctgccgaggatggtgagaggttggccggcaaagaggcaatacaccacgccggccatggacgcgcccagcagcgactccatggcactctgtccggggaagagaggcagccgtgagtaaataaagcgttagggagaaacaaaaaccaaagccaattcactgcagcaaggactttggcctgagtttgatcctcccccatgccccccaacagagagaggtgctcactatgtggccattggtcgcctcccccagcagtcccccaaaggtgatgacaggggacatgcaggcacagtagaggaagaggaaggacgccaggcactgcaggctcagaccatcccggaagtcgctccagaaccacggggctttccgcttcacgtccaggctcaaacctccaaagagcctgcaggaaggaaaaagaagagagtctgttctcttggaggaacacgctgactttgctttgctgcagaagggcaatcacaagcacagagtaactttcgtggctaaaaagaagcaccctccttcatcccaaatcaaggaaacctgcatgcaatggtgatggctggggctgagcccagccgcccagatctcccccctgcccagcccaggggaccaagctggcaatgtggagccccttcactgaaccagctaaccccaaagacctgctagaagggaaggtgcctgctcagatttgagaggcaaacagaaaaaaaaaaccaaactgttaaagctcccaccttcccgtccgctgcagttcagggccactgtgtttctccagcgtgctgtgagaagcactgtcatcaagagctcctggcatcttccttttttcctgttaaaatggaagtaagataaagctatggacttgTAACCGCTGGCTTGTCTTGCgtctggtctggctctgtgactgtgtcagagtgggaccttgtgaatttgggcccctgaacagcatccccagccgtcctgcccgtccccctcgcgcctcccacctgcgaagggacgtttttcgggggctcgattcggatcgatggatcccactctcctggcggcaagatcgtgacctgatccagaaactcgtcgatgccagccacgaggtcagccccgttcttggctttataggcaacgtcacggaaaacctgccaatagaagacaacctggtgagaggacaacccagctcggatgtcctaaccagtgcaataaGCTCTTGGCTAAACGCAaggctttctccccaaaatttcctgctggaaagggcaggaaatatgcccccaaaaggaaaaatctgtgcatcggggcatttgtaatcatctcccccacgaggcccccgtcccccatggcacaccatacccttctgcttaaagagcaagagaagttttactggccctggcaatgccaccactggggacagcgtgctggggaacccggcgagaaggatgaggtgcaggatgcaccccgggtgggatttcagcctccaggatgtggggtgatgcaaagctgcgtgtttgctttggggtgagaaagagggctgggctatttggagagctgcgggcagctgggacagcaaatcctcttcctcactacttcagagacagggagagctgaagaaaggcaaaaatgacccggagctatctcatcttgtcgcacctcatccgtcatgatagtggccatggacctgccgatctcatggtactgatgggcttttccttctggtccaagcaaaacaaacaggaacctgggcaagaaaaacaaaatgagagagagaagaaggtgtccttgctccaagagcacccaaggaaagccctggcagctcccagcccagagcgtggctcaagacgggacacgtaggctcagcgacgccgcgatgaatttgaaattcttcaaaaccgacggcaaatttaatttgggggccaactttcattacaattggccaatgggtttaaaagctacagcagggaatggagaaacgaaggcgaggagatgtgggtgggggaaacgtgcttgctccccctcccactagccttgttcccttgggacaccaaactgatgcctgcagCTTGATGtttggttgggtgtcttttttacggaaaaaatttgcgcttctcattcgcaccttgttgggatgggaacttccgtcatgcctgagaggaggacagccgggctcaggcggacaaatgccacgatgggctggtgaaggaaatccagctctcctacgagcacgttggatgcttcagccccggtgggaattttcttcatgaagtgcagctccgcctgggcacgacaagcgattttcaggcaattaccccaaaagcaaagcccacagcactctgcagcacactctgcagccaagtttgcaagagcaaatctggccctaaaggcgtaagaaagctacgagtgtctcaccttgcttaaatccattgctccgctctcagggttcaccccatctttagcttccgcagcggtgggagaaggacaaggggtgattgtttgggctggtaggaaaaagaaagacactcagaaagatggacaaggagcaactgggacgcttctcctttgcccggacaagtctaatggggccacagccctgcagaaaccctcacctggcttgtagaggaggtgcaggtctgactgcctcttgctcacatcagcaaacgagcagacagcggggagaagggtggttgtcttctcgttctgatggtggtgcttcctcaaaaggacttctcgaacTCGCGCCCGCGTGTGCTCGTCAAACtccgtggactgttcttgctgggccaggatcatatctgaggatggcaaagggaaacaaagccatcagagcagaaaccccaacaagtcccgacccccaaagcccccagggaaggctgtgccacacaggctgtaccctaatgccggctcagccttgcatagcaaggctttttaataatgttcagcctttgcagcgaaaacgagaattttcttttgctaagaaacatcacccaagtgcttattcatcattccgctaagataaatatttcccattctaaagaacgcaattttcttgcccgacctggcctttctgactctacacgtttacccaaattataagcaatctatagcacagacgttcccagagtttcccgtgctgatcgagtgcaatttgccgagcccagggagaaacgtgctaagaacggctccgacttctccagcccttgaaagggctgaatggagacctgccgccagtcaaagataacttctccaaagcggcttttgcaattaacttcaagtatcttccccacagaaatacactgcctggtcatcgccagataaactctgccttaaaactcttaaaagctggatgttaaggcaaaagtaaaaaaaagaatgcgaggaaacagcttgtaagaaatagttcctttaaggaggttcagctcttacgcagactccgtatttctaagagcagcctgctaagccctgacacacgctcctttttggctgcagaatattctctagtggcttctccaaccccacagactgctttcaaaaggaccccgtattggaat includes these proteins:
- the LOC138684241 gene encoding electroneutral sodium bicarbonate exchanger 1-like; protein product: MLWAVLFAYGKKNLLQVRGFRAVPEGGGGTQRRDGSWTRVDAGVDDGWEDVRELSTPSPNFSLLVVAKQRHDEEAVIDRGRRSNAVSVRYEKEELEGHRTLYVGARMPLVRQSHRHHRRHSQKHREGEREKDSAPTEQGYHCKSHRSPSQRVQFILRTKEDEQHVPHHLFSELDEICVKEGRDAEWKETARWLKFEEDVEDGGERWSKPYVGTLSLHSLSELRSCISKGSVLLDICANSIEEIADMILAQQEQSTEFDEHTRARVREVLLRKHHHQNEKTTTLLPAVCSFADVSKRQSDLHLLYKPAQTITPCPSPTAAEAKDGVNPESGAMDLSKAELHFMKKIPTGAEASNVLVGELDFLHQPIVAFVRLSPAVLLSGMTEVPIPTRFLFVLLGPEGKAHQYHEIGRSMATIMTDEVFRDVAYKAKNGADLVAGIDEFLDQVTILPPGEWDPSIRIEPPKNVPSQEKRKMPGALDDSASHSTLEKHSGPELQRTGRLFGGLSLDVKRKAPWFWSDFRDGLSLQCLASFLFLYCACMSPVITFGGLLGEATNGHISAMESLLGASMAGVVYCLFAGQPLTILGSTGPVLVFEKILYKFCKEYTLSYLSLRACIGLWTAFLCIVLVATDASCLVCYVTRFTEEAFASLICIIFIYEALEKLSHLRDTYPVHMHSKLDFLTSYYCKCEAPTHPSNETLRFWASNKINVSGIAWENLTVTVSAPSHCFLVPRPWGPGAFAWCRSQSPSGNDGLQTVLVLLGKVLA